A window of the Helianthus annuus cultivar XRQ/B chromosome 4, HanXRQr2.0-SUNRISE, whole genome shotgun sequence genome harbors these coding sequences:
- the LOC118491447 gene encoding uncharacterized protein LOC118491447, with translation MDAGGAEVPSTPPVKVVPESTVQKEGTAENAAAQIFDTVDSSNNLISPNEGDDLSLRFTATGRQHSDAEPQKTGDEARQHDAGPQKSAVDKGTSSSADGAGYDGPPIQPGESELEYYYRTYSQDRGTLYHRPPWTVLQGDDIANDPAACREILGGLGTPFEVERASAAPRELRINQLSTMLVGTSIVANAILEDYKVLGRREEDAARMRAEAEKLVQAARAGAEQLEKDKAAFEKQKQTSEWAAAAQLKQVRSLAKLLADERASKCQGGKCCLGQ, from the exons ATGGATGCGGGTGGAGCGGAGGTGCCATCGACTCCTCCCGTCAAGGTGGTACCTGAGTCAACCGTGCAgaaggagggtaccgcagagaatgcTGCGGCCCAGATATTTGATACTGTCGACTCGTCCAACAacctgatctctcccaatgagggagacGATTTGAGTTTGCGGTTCACTGCTACCGGGAGGCAACATTCTGATGCTGAACCGCAAAAAACTGGCGATGAagcgcggcagcatgatgctgggCCGCAGAAGTCTGCGGTTGATAAGGGTACCAGTTCGTCGGCCGATGGTGCGGGGtatgacgggcctccaattcagcctggggagtctgaattggagtattactaccgcacctacTCCCAGGATCGCGGTACGCTATAccatcgacccccctggactgtattGCAGGGGGATGACATTGCTAACGACCCTGCGGCCTGCAGGGAGATCCTGGGCGGTCTTGGGACCCCCTTTGAAGTTGAGCGGGCTAGTGCCGCACCGCGggagctgcgtataaaccagctctcgaccatgttggtagggacttccattgtggctaatgccattttggaagattataaggtgctgggccgccgcgaggaagaTGCTGCTCGCATGCGGGCAGAAGCGGAAAAGCTGGTCCAGGCTGCCCgcgcgggtgcggagcagctcgagaaggataaagctgcttttgagaagcagaagcagacttcGGAATGGGCTGCCGCTGCCCAGCTAAAACAGGTGCGTTCCCTTGCTAAACTCCTTGCTGATGAGC GAGCTAGCAAATGCCAAGGCGGCAAATGTTGCCTTGGGCAATGA